One window of the Methanocaldococcus vulcanius M7 genome contains the following:
- the aspS gene encoding aspartate--tRNA(Asn) ligase — protein sequence MKWRRTHYSAEIKPEMDGQEVVIMGWVHSIRALGKIIFVILRDREGTVQIVAPKQKVGEELFKQIKKLGAEDVVAIKGKVIANEKAPNGFEILPLELEVLNTAQRPLPLDPAEKVPAELDTRLENRFLDLRRPKVQAVFKIRSEMLKSVRNTLYNEGFIEVNTPKLVASCTEGGTELFPISYFEKEAFLGQSPQLYKQMLMASGLDRVFEIAPIFRAEEHNTRRHLNEATSIDIEMAFADDKDAMDILEKVVYNAFLDVYENRKREIDVLGIEFELPSKKFDRITYDEAIDIANAKGVEISWGEDLSREAEKAIGEEMGGLYFITDWPSEIRPFYTMPREDNPNICKAFDLMYKDLEISSGAQRIHLYDLLVENIKKKGLNPDGFTYYLEAFKYGMPPHAGWGLGADRFTMILTQQENIRECVLFPRDRQRLTP from the coding sequence ATGAAATGGAGAAGAACACACTACTCAGCAGAAATTAAACCAGAAATGGACGGGCAAGAAGTTGTTATAATGGGTTGGGTGCATTCAATTAGGGCATTGGGAAAGATCATATTTGTTATTTTAAGAGATAGAGAAGGAACAGTGCAAATTGTAGCACCAAAACAGAAGGTTGGAGAAGAACTATTTAAACAAATAAAAAAACTTGGAGCAGAGGATGTTGTGGCAATTAAAGGAAAAGTTATTGCAAATGAAAAAGCTCCGAATGGTTTTGAAATCCTTCCTTTAGAGTTAGAAGTTTTAAACACTGCACAAAGACCTCTTCCATTAGATCCTGCTGAAAAGGTTCCAGCAGAATTGGATACAAGATTAGAGAATAGATTTTTAGATTTAAGGAGACCAAAAGTTCAGGCAGTATTTAAAATCAGAAGTGAGATGTTAAAATCAGTAAGAAACACGCTTTATAATGAGGGTTTTATTGAGGTAAATACTCCGAAATTAGTAGCTTCATGCACAGAAGGAGGAACTGAACTCTTTCCAATATCTTACTTTGAAAAAGAGGCATTTTTGGGGCAGAGTCCTCAGTTGTATAAGCAGATGTTGATGGCAAGCGGTTTGGATAGGGTCTTTGAAATAGCACCTATATTTAGGGCTGAGGAACATAACACAAGAAGACATTTGAATGAGGCAACATCAATAGATATTGAGATGGCGTTTGCAGATGATAAGGATGCTATGGATATATTAGAAAAAGTTGTATATAACGCGTTTTTAGATGTTTATGAAAATAGAAAAAGAGAAATAGATGTTTTAGGCATAGAGTTTGAACTTCCTTCAAAAAAGTTTGATAGAATTACCTACGATGAAGCGATCGATATTGCAAATGCAAAAGGAGTTGAGATCAGTTGGGGAGAAGATCTAAGTAGGGAGGCGGAGAAGGCAATTGGAGAGGAGATGGGTGGTCTTTACTTTATAACTGACTGGCCTTCTGAGATCAGGCCGTTTTACACAATGCCTCGCGAGGATAATCCAAACATCTGTAAGGCATTTGATCTGATGTATAAGGACTTGGAGATCTCCTCTGGAGCTCAAAGGATCCATCTCTATGATCTGTTAGTTGAAAATATTAAGAAGAAAGGATTAAATCCTGACGGATTTACATATTACTTAGAGGCGTTTAAGTATGGAATGCCTCCTCATGCTGGTTGGGGATTAGGAGCTGATAGATTTACGATGATTCTAACTCAGCAAGAAAATATTAGAGAGTGTGTATTATTCCCAAGAGATAGACAGAGGTTAACGCCTTAA
- a CDS encoding beta-propeller domain-containing protein, translating to MKIKAVAIFLSLLMVVSLFSGCVENEKTTKIHEEGFKLIPVNSKSTFENFKNTIENPLNNPIFFTQSYLYGLSSTITIVKSTNVGMTINQERFSKTNVQVKGIDEADILKTNGKIIAFSQNKIYLIKPLPPKNSTILKNLSQSGYLYLINNTLIVISWDEITSYNISNPKKPKITWQINLNGSYVDSRLYNGSLYLIVRKNYIYCPIVWNGYKINYNKYYIPIISPIYSRDFDTTYIISKINIKTGKIENSIAIVGNYKTTLYMSKNNIYFAYNLKINEKKLMLKFLNESADKYFPKEVAEKIRTVVNDKNFGDDAKFVEITETIERYLNTLPSEKKHNIVKTLENDFENYLEKHWEELECTGIAKIDLKTFNVKSGEVSGRLLNNFAMDEYKGYLRVATTIGNRDRMTNNIYILDKNLNVIGKLTGLEKGERIYAVRFLGDKAYIITYKETDPLLVIDLKDPKNPKVLGELKIPGYSTYLHPIGNNLFIGIGKDNDGKLKISLFNISDLNNPKEVDKYKLNVWWSPALRDYHAFLWDEKYKIFFLPAYNHAYVFKIEDNKIEMVKDDEHKTNVLRALFINNYLYTFSLSEMHILDENNWQLVKKIEFGNYLPYDYGFK from the coding sequence ATGAAAATTAAGGCAGTTGCAATATTTTTATCATTATTAATGGTAGTATCGTTATTTTCTGGATGTGTTGAGAATGAAAAAACAACAAAAATACACGAGGAGGGTTTTAAATTAATTCCTGTCAATTCTAAATCAACGTTTGAAAATTTCAAAAATACTATTGAAAATCCTTTAAATAATCCCATTTTCTTTACACAGAGTTATTTGTATGGATTATCATCAACAATAACAATAGTTAAATCCACTAATGTAGGTATGACCATTAATCAGGAAAGATTTTCAAAAACCAACGTTCAAGTTAAAGGGATTGATGAGGCAGATATATTAAAAACAAATGGGAAGATAATCGCTTTTTCTCAAAATAAAATTTATTTAATAAAGCCCCTACCTCCGAAAAATTCCACGATATTAAAAAACTTATCTCAAAGCGGTTATCTCTACCTAATAAACAACACTCTAATAGTTATAAGTTGGGATGAAATAACCTCCTACAACATCTCAAATCCAAAAAAACCAAAAATAACTTGGCAAATAAACCTAAATGGAAGTTATGTTGATTCACGGCTGTATAATGGATCACTATATTTGATAGTTAGAAAAAACTATATTTACTGTCCAATTGTGTGGAATGGTTATAAGATTAACTATAATAAATATTACATCCCTATAATTTCTCCAATATATAGTAGGGATTTTGATACAACTTATATCATTAGTAAAATAAATATAAAAACTGGAAAAATTGAAAATTCAATTGCAATTGTCGGAAATTATAAAACAACTTTATATATGTCAAAGAATAACATATATTTTGCTTATAATCTAAAAATTAATGAGAAAAAATTAATGCTAAAATTTTTAAATGAAAGTGCAGACAAATATTTCCCAAAAGAAGTGGCGGAGAAAATAAGGACTGTTGTTAATGATAAGAATTTTGGAGACGATGCCAAGTTCGTTGAGATAACCGAAACTATTGAGAGATATTTAAATACCCTTCCCTCCGAAAAAAAGCATAATATTGTGAAGACATTGGAGAATGATTTTGAAAATTATTTGGAAAAACATTGGGAAGAATTAGAATGTACTGGAATTGCTAAAATTGATTTAAAAACCTTTAACGTTAAAAGTGGAGAAGTTAGTGGACGTTTACTAAATAACTTTGCTATGGACGAGTATAAGGGCTATTTAAGAGTGGCAACTACAATAGGAAATAGAGATAGGATGACAAATAACATCTACATCTTAGATAAGAACTTAAATGTTATCGGAAAATTAACGGGATTAGAAAAAGGAGAAAGAATTTATGCAGTGAGATTCTTAGGAGATAAGGCATATATAATAACCTATAAAGAGACAGATCCGTTATTAGTTATTGATTTGAAAGATCCAAAGAATCCAAAGGTTTTGGGAGAGTTAAAAATCCCAGGATATTCAACTTACTTACATCCAATCGGTAATAATTTATTTATTGGCATTGGTAAAGATAACGATGGAAAATTAAAAATCTCACTATTTAATATTTCTGATTTGAATAATCCGAAAGAAGTTGATAAATATAAATTAAATGTGTGGTGGAGTCCAGCGTTGAGGGACTATCACGCATTCTTATGGGATGAAAAGTATAAAATCTTCTTTCTACCTGCTTATAATCATGCTTATGTATTTAAAATTGAGGACAATAAGATAGAGATGGTTAAGGACGATGAGCATAAAACAAACGTTTTACGGGCTTTGTTTATAAACAATTATCTATACACGTTCTCACTTTCAGAGATGCACATTTTAGATGAAAATAACTGGCAATTAGTTAAAAAAATTGAGTTTGGAAACTATCTACCTTATGATTATGGGTTTAAATAA
- a CDS encoding ArsR family transcriptional regulator, protein MFSKTKIEILKKLNERNYTTSELSKILGKSKINDK, encoded by the coding sequence ATGTTCTCAAAGACAAAGATTGAAATTTTAAAAAAATTGAATGAAAGGAATTATACTACCTCCGAATTATCAAAAATTTTAGGAAAATCAAAAATCAACGATAAGTGA
- a CDS encoding deoxyuridine 5'-triphosphate nucleotidohydrolase, with the protein MIIGAETSKNFFNDLKDEQIQQCGVDLRVWKIFKLEGKGIIDFSNEKRELPKYIEIFNSEKDECITLDNGVYVVKVADYIKVPKNTAAFAYPRSSLLRMGSTLYSAVHDPGYEGRPEYLMHVFNPITIYKYARIAQIVFVECKDVRGCYDGIYKGK; encoded by the coding sequence ATGATTATAGGTGCTGAAACATCGAAAAATTTTTTTAACGATCTAAAAGACGAGCAAATTCAACAATGTGGAGTAGATTTAAGGGTTTGGAAAATATTTAAATTGGAGGGAAAGGGAATCATTGATTTTTCAAATGAGAAGAGAGAACTGCCGAAATATATTGAAATATTTAACTCTGAGAAAGATGAATGTATAACATTAGATAACGGAGTTTATGTTGTGAAGGTGGCTGATTATATAAAAGTGCCAAAAAACACAGCCGCTTTTGCATATCCAAGAAGTTCTTTATTAAGAATGGGCTCTACGCTCTATTCAGCAGTTCACGATCCCGGTTATGAGGGAAGGCCAGAGTATTTGATGCACGTATTTAATCCAATAACTATTTACAAATACGCGAGAATAGCTCAGATAGTTTTTGTTGAATGTAAGGATGTGAGAGGATGTTATGATGGAATCTACAAGGGGAAATGA
- a CDS encoding (5-formylfuran-3-yl)methyl phosphate synthase, translating to MILLVSPIDVDEAREAIAGGADIIDVKNPKEGSLGANFPWMIKAIREITPKELLVSATVGDVPYKPGTVSLASVGAAMSGADYIKVGLYGVKNYYEAVELMKNVVRAVKDVDENKIVVAAGYADAHRVGAVDPLIIPKIARDADCDVAMLDTAIKDGKTLFDFQSKEILEEFVEETHSYGLKCALAGSIKKEHIPILKEIGTDIVGVRGAVCKGGDRNKGRIDRNLVKELKELV from the coding sequence ATGATCCTATTAGTAAGCCCTATCGATGTAGATGAAGCAAGAGAGGCAATAGCTGGAGGAGCTGATATTATAGATGTTAAAAATCCTAAAGAGGGATCTTTAGGGGCTAATTTTCCATGGATGATAAAGGCAATTAGAGAGATCACACCAAAAGAATTATTGGTTAGTGCAACAGTTGGAGACGTTCCTTATAAACCTGGAACTGTTTCTCTTGCCTCTGTTGGAGCGGCTATGAGTGGAGCTGATTATATAAAAGTTGGATTGTATGGGGTTAAAAATTACTACGAAGCAGTGGAGTTAATGAAAAATGTTGTTAGAGCAGTTAAAGATGTTGATGAAAATAAGATAGTTGTAGCAGCAGGATATGCCGATGCACATAGAGTTGGAGCAGTAGATCCTCTTATTATCCCAAAAATTGCAAGAGATGCGGATTGTGATGTGGCAATGTTGGACACTGCAATAAAAGACGGAAAAACACTGTTTGATTTCCAAAGTAAAGAGATCTTAGAAGAGTTTGTTGAGGAGACCCATAGTTATGGGTTAAAATGCGCCTTAGCTGGCTCAATAAAAAAAGAGCATATTCCAATATTAAAGGAGATCGGAACTGATATAGTTGGAGTCAGAGGAGCTGTTTGTAAAGGTGGAGATAGGAATAAAGGAAGAATCGATAGAAATTTAGTTAAAGAACTGAAAGAACTCGTATAA
- the glmM gene encoding phosphoglucosamine mutase, translating to MKRLFGTSGIRMKNLSPKIAYKVGLAISKKYKSAVVGRDTRTTGKLIETALIAGILNGGGEITTINIVPTPVLGFNARNYDVGVMITASHNPPDYNGIKLFNKNGLAFNRKEEEEIEEIIFKNKFTEVEWHNVGEIWEDSRAVKNYMDHILKNVEITDKFNVVVDCANASACLVSPYLFTDLGCHVISINSHMDGRFIGRLPEPNEKNLKKTMEMIKGLNTCGDNYIGIAHDGDADRMVAIDEKGRLADFDKLLAVFSKYIVEKTGCKKIVTTVDASMVIDEYLKELDVEVIRTKVGDVAVAEGMIKNSAIFGGEPSGTWIHADVHLTPDGILSGLRVLEMLEFYGKRLCDILDEIPSYINLREKIPCIDEHKDKVMKYIIENGEKVFKTPPETVDGARFNLEEGWILIRPSGTEPYIRIRVEAKNNYQAKAILENGIKLVKEALNYVN from the coding sequence ATGAAGCGACTGTTTGGAACCTCAGGAATAAGGATGAAAAACCTATCTCCCAAAATTGCATATAAAGTCGGACTTGCAATATCAAAAAAATATAAAAGTGCAGTTGTTGGCAGAGACACCCGAACAACAGGAAAATTAATCGAAACTGCATTAATAGCAGGTATTTTAAATGGAGGGGGAGAGATAACTACAATAAACATAGTCCCAACACCTGTTTTAGGTTTTAATGCAAGAAATTACGATGTTGGAGTTATGATCACCGCCTCACATAACCCTCCCGACTACAACGGAATAAAGCTATTTAATAAAAATGGACTGGCATTCAACAGGAAAGAAGAAGAAGAAATTGAAGAAATTATATTCAAGAACAAATTTACAGAAGTTGAGTGGCATAATGTAGGAGAGATCTGGGAAGATAGTAGGGCAGTGAAAAACTATATGGATCATATCTTAAAAAACGTAGAGATAACTGATAAATTTAATGTAGTTGTGGATTGTGCAAATGCCTCTGCCTGTTTAGTTTCACCGTATCTTTTTACAGACCTTGGATGTCATGTAATTTCAATTAACAGCCATATGGATGGGAGATTCATTGGAAGATTACCCGAGCCAAACGAAAAAAATTTAAAAAAGACCATGGAAATGATTAAAGGATTAAATACGTGTGGAGATAATTACATAGGCATTGCTCATGACGGAGATGCAGATAGAATGGTTGCAATAGATGAAAAAGGGAGATTAGCAGATTTTGATAAATTACTGGCAGTATTTTCAAAATATATTGTCGAAAAAACAGGATGTAAAAAGATCGTAACTACTGTCGACGCATCAATGGTAATCGATGAATATTTAAAAGAGTTAGATGTAGAGGTTATAAGAACAAAAGTCGGAGATGTTGCGGTTGCTGAGGGGATGATCAAAAATTCTGCGATTTTCGGAGGAGAACCGAGTGGGACTTGGATACATGCAGATGTTCACTTAACCCCTGATGGTATATTAAGTGGTTTAAGAGTTTTAGAGATGTTAGAGTTTTATGGGAAAAGATTATGTGATATATTAGATGAGATACCGTCATATATTAATTTAAGAGAGAAAATCCCATGTATTGATGAGCATAAGGATAAAGTTATGAAGTATATTATTGAAAATGGAGAAAAAGTGTTTAAAACTCCCCCAGAAACAGTCGATGGAGCAAGATTTAATTTAGAGGAAGGATGGATTTTGATAAGACCCTCCGGAACTGAACCATACATAAGAATTAGAGTTGAAGCGAAAAATAATTATCAGGCAAAAGCTATACTTGAAAATGGAATTAAATTAGTAAAAGAGGCATTAAATTATGTAAACTAA
- the glmU gene encoding bifunctional UDP-N-acetylglucosamine diphosphorylase/glucosamine-1-phosphate N-acetyltransferase GlmU, translated as MDALILCAGKGERLKPLTENRPKPMIPIAGKPILQHIIDKIEDLVDNIYLIVKHKKENIIEHFKDHPKVKFLEQGKIDGTGEAVLTAKNHIGDEFLVINGDIVFEDTLEQFLKYKYAIAVKEVSDPKNFGVVVLDDKNNVIEIQEKPENPKSNLINAGIYKFDRKIFELIEKTEISKRGERELTDAIKLLIKEENVKGIKLNGYWNDVGRPWDVLEANKYFLDKIKTYISGKVEENVIIKGNVIIEKGAVIKANSVIEGPAIIKKGSIVGPLAYIRPYTVLMENTFVGNSSEIKSSIIMKNTKIPHLSYVGDSIIGENCNFGCNTITANLRFDDKPVKVNIKGKRVESVRKLGVIMGDNVKTGIQVSFMPGVKVGSNCWIGASCLIDRDIESDVFVYKKDELTFKKLKNKN; from the coding sequence ATGGATGCATTGATACTATGTGCCGGAAAGGGAGAGAGATTAAAACCTTTAACCGAAAATAGGCCAAAACCAATGATTCCCATAGCTGGAAAGCCAATCTTACAGCATATTATTGATAAAATTGAGGATTTAGTAGATAATATCTATCTAATCGTTAAACATAAAAAAGAAAATATAATTGAACACTTTAAAGATCATCCAAAAGTCAAATTTTTAGAGCAGGGAAAGATAGATGGAACTGGAGAGGCAGTTTTAACGGCTAAAAACCATATTGGAGATGAGTTTTTAGTCATAAATGGAGATATTGTATTTGAAGACACCTTAGAGCAATTTTTAAAATATAAATATGCTATCGCTGTTAAAGAGGTAAGCGATCCAAAAAATTTCGGTGTTGTTGTATTGGATGATAAAAACAATGTAATAGAAATCCAAGAAAAACCAGAAAATCCCAAATCAAACTTAATAAATGCTGGAATTTATAAATTTGATAGAAAGATTTTTGAACTCATTGAAAAAACAGAAATTTCTAAACGCGGGGAGAGAGAACTAACCGATGCAATAAAACTTCTAATTAAAGAGGAAAACGTTAAGGGAATTAAATTAAATGGTTATTGGAATGATGTTGGTAGACCATGGGACGTTTTAGAGGCAAATAAATATTTTTTAGATAAAATAAAAACATATATTAGCGGAAAAGTTGAAGAGAATGTAATTATAAAAGGAAATGTAATAATAGAAAAGGGAGCAGTCATTAAAGCAAATTCTGTTATTGAAGGTCCCGCAATTATTAAAAAAGGATCTATTGTTGGGCCGTTAGCTTATATAAGACCTTATACTGTTTTAATGGAAAATACTTTTGTTGGTAATTCTTCGGAAATAAAATCCAGCATAATAATGAAAAATACTAAAATACCTCATCTTTCTTACGTTGGAGACAGCATAATAGGAGAAAACTGCAATTTTGGATGCAATACAATAACTGCCAATTTAAGATTCGATGATAAACCAGTAAAGGTTAATATAAAGGGCAAAAGAGTTGAAAGCGTTAGAAAACTCGGAGTTATAATGGGAGATAATGTTAAGACAGGCATTCAGGTCTCTTTTATGCCAGGGGTTAAAGTTGGAAGCAACTGCTGGATAGGAGCAAGTTGTTTAATAGATAGAGATATAGAAAGTGATGTATTTGTATATAAAAAAGATGAATTAACATTTAAAAAACTGAAAAATAAAAATTAA
- the pscS gene encoding O-phospho-L-seryl-tRNA:Cys-tRNA synthase, with the protein MNINIDKYKNLSRSLSREFINLNPIQRGGILPKEAKKAVYEYWDGYSVCDYCHGRLDEITYPPIKDFLEDIAQFLNMDLARPTHGAREGKFIVMHAICKEGDYVVLDKNAHYTSYVSAERAKLNVAEVGYEEEYPTFKINLEGYKEVVDNLEDKGKNVGLILLTHVDGEYGNLNNAEKVGKFAKNRGIPFLLNCAYTVGRMPVDGKKLKADFIVASGHKSMASSAPCGILAFSEEFSDKITKTSEKFPVKEVEMLGCTSRGLPIITLMASFPYIVERVKKWDEELKKTRYVVDELEKIGFKQLGIKPKEHDLIKFETPILDEIAKKDKRKGFFFYDELKKRGIGGIRAGVSKEVKMSVYGLEWDQVKYVVDSIKQIISLNK; encoded by the coding sequence TTGAATATAAACATTGATAAATATAAGAACCTATCAAGAAGTTTATCAAGAGAGTTTATTAACTTAAACCCCATACAAAGAGGAGGGATCTTACCGAAAGAAGCAAAAAAAGCTGTTTATGAATATTGGGATGGATACAGTGTTTGTGATTACTGCCATGGAAGATTAGATGAAATAACTTACCCTCCAATAAAGGACTTTCTTGAGGATATTGCCCAATTTTTAAATATGGATCTTGCAAGACCGACACATGGAGCGAGGGAAGGAAAGTTTATAGTTATGCATGCTATTTGTAAGGAAGGGGATTACGTTGTTTTAGATAAAAATGCACACTACACAAGTTATGTCTCTGCCGAGAGAGCAAAGTTGAATGTTGCAGAAGTTGGCTATGAAGAAGAATACCCAACATTTAAGATAAATTTAGAAGGATACAAAGAAGTTGTCGATAATTTAGAAGATAAAGGAAAAAATGTTGGATTGATTCTCTTAACTCATGTTGATGGAGAATATGGGAATCTAAACAATGCCGAAAAAGTCGGAAAATTTGCTAAAAATAGAGGAATTCCTTTCCTATTAAACTGTGCATATACAGTTGGACGAATGCCCGTTGATGGAAAAAAACTTAAAGCTGATTTTATCGTAGCTTCAGGACATAAGAGTATGGCATCCTCAGCTCCATGTGGTATTTTAGCTTTTAGTGAAGAATTTTCCGATAAAATAACAAAAACATCAGAAAAATTTCCAGTAAAAGAGGTGGAAATGCTCGGATGCACAAGTAGAGGCCTGCCAATAATAACACTTATGGCAAGCTTTCCTTATATTGTTGAAAGAGTTAAAAAATGGGATGAAGAACTTAAAAAAACAAGATACGTTGTTGATGAACTTGAAAAAATTGGATTTAAACAGTTAGGAATTAAACCAAAAGAACATGATTTAATTAAATTCGAAACTCCTATATTAGATGAAATTGCAAAAAAAGATAAAAGAAAAGGATTTTTCTTTTATGATGAATTGAAAAAGAGGGGAATTGGAGGAATTAGAGCAGGTGTAAGTAAAGAAGTAAAAATGAGCGTTTATGGATTGGAATGGGACCAAGTAAAATATGTCGTCGACTCAATAAAGCAGATTATATCTTTAAATAAATAA
- a CDS encoding multiprotein bridging factor aMBF1, with protein MQMCELCGKLTEKLYKVVIEGSEMNVCKECAKFGKSPKTYSRLGKKPTPTSGRTTTKKPVRRKRDLFDSLPVLREDYGDLIREAREKMGLSIEELAKKLKMKSSTLQKFERYELEPNEKEIKILEKWLKISLTENVGEDDQFYSGESDEGFTLGDFIKIKR; from the coding sequence ATGCAAATGTGTGAGTTATGCGGAAAATTAACTGAAAAACTTTATAAGGTTGTTATTGAAGGTTCTGAAATGAATGTTTGTAAGGAGTGTGCCAAATTTGGAAAAAGCCCAAAGACCTACTCTCGACTTGGAAAGAAACCTACTCCAACATCTGGAAGAACCACTACTAAAAAACCAGTTAGAAGAAAAAGAGATCTGTTTGATTCACTTCCAGTTTTAAGGGAGGATTACGGAGATTTAATTAGAGAAGCGAGAGAGAAGATGGGACTTTCGATAGAGGAACTTGCTAAAAAACTTAAAATGAAATCTTCCACTTTACAAAAATTTGAAAGATACGAATTAGAGCCAAACGAAAAGGAGATTAAAATATTAGAAAAATGGTTAAAAATATCTCTAACTGAAAATGTAGGAGAGGATGATCAGTTTTACTCAGGAGAAAGTGACGAGGGCTTTACATTAGGGGACTTTATAAAAATCAAAAGATAA
- the dph5 gene encoding diphthine synthase — MLILAGLGLYDENDITLKALKFAREADVVYAEFYTAVLTGTTIERIEEVIGRRINLLGRKDVEYEGYKIIEEAKTKNVVFLTAGDPMVATTHVDLAVEAKKKGVDVKIINAPSIYSAVGITGLQLYKFGKTTSIVFPEENYFPETPYNVIKENLERGLHTLCLLDIKIEDDKKRFMTANEALEILLKLEERKGFGIISEDTWVVVVARAGSLNPKLVYGQIGNLINYDFGKPLHCVIVPGKLHFMEEEALNVLCEKI; from the coding sequence AAAACGATATAACTTTAAAGGCCTTAAAATTTGCAAGAGAGGCGGATGTTGTTTATGCAGAGTTCTATACTGCTGTATTAACGGGAACAACTATTGAAAGAATAGAGGAAGTTATTGGTAGGAGGATAAATCTCTTAGGTAGGAAGGATGTAGAGTATGAGGGATATAAGATAATAGAAGAGGCAAAAACAAAGAATGTTGTTTTTCTAACTGCGGGAGATCCGATGGTCGCAACTACTCATGTTGATCTTGCTGTTGAAGCAAAAAAGAAGGGGGTGGATGTGAAAATAATAAATGCCCCCTCTATCTACTCTGCTGTTGGAATAACTGGCCTTCAACTTTATAAATTTGGAAAAACTACATCAATTGTCTTTCCAGAAGAAAATTATTTCCCAGAGACGCCTTATAACGTTATTAAAGAGAATTTAGAAAGGGGCTTGCATACGTTATGCCTTTTAGACATTAAGATAGAAGATGATAAGAAAAGATTTATGACGGCTAATGAAGCGTTAGAAATTTTGCTAAAATTGGAAGAAAGGAAAGGATTTGGAATAATATCTGAAGATACTTGGGTTGTTGTTGTTGCAAGGGCAGGATCTTTAAATCCAAAACTTGTGTATGGGCAGATTGGGAATTTAATAAATTATGATTTTGGAAAACCTCTTCACTGTGTTATAGTTCCAGGAAAGCTTCATTTTATGGAGGAAGAGGCGTTAAATGTTCTATGTGAAAAGATTTAA